One Candidatus Cetobacterium colombiensis genomic window carries:
- the codB gene encoding cytosine permease — MSKNYDSDFSFQAVTDKDRRGLFSMFVIMLGFTFFSASMWTGGTLGIGLTGSEFIAAVLLGNLILGIFTGALAHIGAKTGLSTHLLAKYSFGEKGSYLGSFLLAITQVGWFGVGVAMFAIPVNKVTGIDIKLLVAISGILMTFTAYFGIKAVTILSAIAVPSIAVLGGTSVVNAINHAGGLKEVMNIAPINSISVMAGVGMCIGSFISGGSLTADFARFSKNSKVGVISTLVAFFIGNSLMFIFGAVGGKVFGTADISDVMFSQGIIIPAIIVLGFNIWTTNDNALYSSGLGFSSITKIPKSKMVMINGALGTAFALPIYNNFVGWLSLLNTLLPGIGAIIICDYFFVKKGIYDKIEEVEFCGINVVAILSWVVGILAAKFIPGISPINSVIFTMISYYVGSKVVEGKRGVKYAN, encoded by the coding sequence ATGTCAAAAAATTATGATTCAGATTTTTCATTTCAAGCAGTAACAGATAAAGACAGAAGAGGTTTATTTTCAATGTTTGTTATAATGCTAGGTTTTACATTTTTTTCAGCTAGTATGTGGACTGGTGGAACTTTAGGGATAGGACTTACTGGAAGTGAGTTTATAGCAGCGGTACTTTTAGGAAATTTAATTCTTGGAATTTTTACAGGTGCACTAGCACATATAGGAGCAAAGACAGGATTATCAACACATCTTTTAGCAAAATATTCTTTTGGTGAAAAAGGATCATATTTAGGTTCTTTCTTACTTGCAATAACTCAAGTAGGATGGTTTGGTGTGGGAGTTGCTATGTTTGCAATTCCAGTAAATAAAGTAACTGGGATAGATATAAAACTTCTTGTGGCAATTTCTGGAATATTAATGACATTCACTGCATATTTTGGAATAAAAGCAGTTACGATTTTATCAGCAATAGCAGTACCAAGTATTGCTGTTTTAGGTGGAACATCAGTTGTAAACGCAATAAATCATGCAGGTGGATTAAAAGAAGTAATGAATATAGCACCAATAAATTCTATATCAGTTATGGCTGGAGTGGGGATGTGTATTGGTTCATTTATAAGTGGAGGAAGTTTAACTGCTGATTTTGCAAGATTTTCTAAAAATAGTAAAGTTGGAGTAATAAGTACTCTTGTAGCATTTTTCATTGGGAATTCATTGATGTTTATTTTCGGAGCTGTAGGTGGAAAAGTTTTTGGGACTGCAGATATATCTGACGTAATGTTTTCTCAAGGAATTATTATTCCAGCAATTATAGTTTTAGGATTTAATATTTGGACAACAAATGATAATGCTCTTTATTCTTCTGGACTTGGATTTTCAAGCATTACAAAAATTCCAAAGAGTAAAATGGTTATGATAAATGGAGCTTTAGGAACGGCATTTGCTCTTCCAATATATAATAATTTTGTAGGATGGTTAAGTCTTTTAAATACTCTTCTTCCAGGAATTGGAGCAATTATAATTTGCGACTACTTCTTTGTAAAAAAAGGAATATATGATAAAATAGAAGAAGTGGAATTTTGTGGGATAAATGTAGTTGCTATATTATCATGGGTTGTTGGAATTTTAGCTGCAAAATTTATACCTGGAATTTCTCCAATAAATAGTGTTATCTTTACAATGATCTCTTATTATGTAGGAAGTAAAGTTGTAGAGGGAAAAAGAGGAGTGAAATATGCTAATTAA